One Osmerus eperlanus chromosome 2, fOsmEpe2.1, whole genome shotgun sequence genomic window, TAATTAATTACCTGAACATTGGTAAAACAATGTTATATGCTGATCTAAATCATAACTCTGTTAATGTCGAATACATATAAATCTGCCATAATTCAttgcatttttttttatgaaaacatTGCTAAGGTTTCTATATGAACCTGCTTGATAAAggaggaatagagagatagtgagatttATCATGAGGTTGAAGAAAAGCAGGCCTGTTCATTCACTAACCCAGTGTTTCTGTAAAACCCCACTCTGCATTGCTCAGTTCACTGGCTTGCTACAATGCAGCAATGACAGCCACGCCCATCaatatggaggggggagggggcggggtggtggtggtgtgtgtgtgtgtgtgtgtgtgggggggggattcaGGACTTTCCATCCAATTAGACCCAATGTTTTCATTTCCAATCAAAATGTATCTGTTCAgttatttaatttattttattagGCAAGACTGTTACAATATCTGTTCAAGCCCTTCAACTTATTTTATTTGATAAGTGTTACATATTACAGTTTGGATTCCTTGTAAAGGGTAAAAAAATCGGAAAGATTTCACGCAATGTAATGATGAATGAAGATGTTTAATCCTGGATTCCTCTGGAGATCGAAGCGTCTTTTTTTATATTTGTCAGCATACAAACTGATAGTGTGCTCCAGGAACATCATCTTTACCCTGTTTGGAATCCAGATAATAAGTAAATAATTATACATCACCATCAACTATATCCATAAAAtgttttaaacaaaacaaatgcacTGATGGGTGTAAATAAAACCTATCTATTCATGAACAGACACATTCCTCAAAATTGCTATATCTGTTCAGGGGACAACTCTGATACGTAGGCTCTAAAGTGAGCAGCAGTCAAAGCAGAAGAAAGCACAAAGAGAAGCAGCCGTCCAGCCTTCTATCGGCTGCTGGGGAGTGGGTTGTGAGGGGAGAAAGACAAAGGCCCAGGCTCTCTaagttgtcccccccccctgccccgccccccagtGAAGCAGGCACGGCCTCAGGAGAACCCGTAGCTCTAACTTCCACCGGGACCTCTGCCCTAGGTCTACACCAGATCGGTCCCTGCTGATTTTGCACGGAGCCACGGCAATGGCATACAGGCGTTGTTGTGGCAAGTCAACAAAGTCACCCTGTGGTGTCACAGTGGAGAGACTCTGGGGATTGTGTTCCATTTAGAGTAAATATAGTTTTTAAGCAGAGAGCAGGGCTCTAGAAGTGACAATCAGTCCAGGGGGAAGTCACAGGGATTCAAACGGGCCTTCCGAGCTTTGTGGTATAGAGACAGGAAGTCTTTGTATCGCGGGGCGCAGCCTAACCAGGCTTCCCCAAAGTGCTCTGACCCTGTAAAGAGGAACTCCCCACCCCCTGGCTTCACATGACACTGTAGAAGGGTGTGGATGTGTCCGTGCCAGGAGGACCCAGACCTGGTTGCCCCTGCGGTGGCCGTCTCTCGTTCAAACACCCCACTGCGTTGGCGGAACATCCTCCCTTCTGAGATCTCCACCAGCGAGGTCTGCCGCTCCTTGTCATGGGATACGCTTCTGATGGAGCCACGGACAACTGTAGCAAAAAAAAAGCAGGAAACGGTCACCAGGGATCAGTGCTGAAACAAGAAAAAGGTGATCACACACATCTACAACCACTTACAAGTGAGTGCAATGAAACACAGGGTCCTTCACAGAGAATGGAAAAAGATCCATAAGAGGCAACGATAAAGAGCGATAGATGCTCTGGTGAGATAATACTAAGATTCAGACTTCCTTCCAAATCTCTACTCTCTACACACAAGAATCCCTCCCATGCCTTCCAGTCATCCTCTACAACCATTTACACTTTCATTAGCCAGCTATTTTCTCTCATCAAAAAGTCCATGATGACAATTTGTGAGATTAGGGCACAAGAGTCAGGCTATAAATGGACTTGGGACTCAATGGGCCTATTGCTTCTGCTCTGTTGCTGTTTTAAGCCTGTGCGCCTTCCATTGTGTTCTCTCAGCCCCCACATCTGTTCAGCCCCATCTTGTCCAGCCACGGGTGCTGTTCTCTGGGAACAAACCAGGtcacccaacccccccacccccttcccttccactaccctcttctcccttcccttGCATGCAGTCTTTGTTGCATGAATTAGCAGCCCTCGGGAGAAGAGGGATCTGGGCATTTTAtgtcttaaagatcctgtaaagcaaattccatgatttgcttctcagtacattacatacgtgtgaaattagttcctgaaagcatgtgcaaagcgcaaaaactttgtcgcactgaaatgtggagttagaccgttgaacagtttctcttccgttttcagctcaggttttgtataggcggagccaaaacccgaccgatctacgtcacagcgacctatctacgtcagatcacagatggttgcattctgttactcagttagtacgatgcaaagacaaagtaattaatacataaaacactcatagtctgcaggtaggtctgttctgatatctgcaattgatttagctagtgttgctgttgttgctaaattcaattaattcgagggggcggagattcagctccttcaggcgacacaccTCCCCCAGTCTCAAGTAGAGAAGACTGcggattttctcacgatttcaaagcctaatttaacatacttgtctgtgtttctttttcattcgaatttggattcgtagttaacaacacattcttctgtggtgtgatgaactttacaggatctttaatatgAATTTTGAATAAGACAAAAACTttggaatacatttacatttagtcatttagcagacactcttatccagagcgacttacaataagtacagggacattcccccgaggcaagtagggtgaagtgccttgcccaaggacacaacgtcatttggcacggccgggaatcgaactggcaaccttcagattacgagcccgatcccctaaccgctcagccacctgattccctaTAGTAATAGGAATAGTGAGAAGGAATAGGAATAGTGAGATATTGGTAGATAAAATTAAAGCTTCGTACCAAAGTCACTGGTGCAGATGGCAAGAAGCTGTTCAGTGTTGTTGCAGGGCCGGCAGGCAGCTATAGGATGAAAGAACAGAAGGTTTATAGAATCATAGGTAATGAGATACTGTATGCTGGTTGACAGAGGTGAAAATGCAGCACAGTCTGTCTATCAGTCCCATTTCCCTTATCCCATTTTAAATGTCACTGTACACTAGTACACTAATGCACTACACTGACCATCTCTCGCAATCACACGTAACAGTCTGTCATTCAGCCTGAGATTGtcccttccaccctccctccctagctGTAGGAGTTTCACTGACCTTCAAACCACCAACTACAACACACCTGATTACTAGGCAAGAATCGACCTTTAATCTAACTTTCAACTTTCCTCTTTATTTGTTCACAGAAGGCAATTGGCAAAAGCTAACACTCTCCATTGACTGAAGAGAATACCAGAGGATCCTGCTATCTCTCCTACTCAGAAACCAAGGGTCAGATGGGGGAATGCCAGACATGCATCACAGCTCCATTCACACTCTTTATTACAGATCAAAGGCCTTCATTAGTCTTGACCTCCATGTCTGACTCTCATAGTACCATCATAATTGAATGACCCTTTGGTGAAGTCAGCTACCAGTAATCTACATcagaccccccaccaccaccaccaccagcaccaccaccaccagccccctttccactccacacacacacatagttaacAAATGTAATAAACAGACATCACAACTGGGCTAAAGAGAATGACATCATTCTTttgagacaggcacacacacacagatgaggcATCTGTGGAATCCAAAAAGTATTTGCTATTTCCATTCAGGCCAGTGCCCTCCAGATTCCCTGCTCACAACTCTGTGCTCTCTGCTTTGTCCCCTGCAGacaccagacagccagacaaaaCACCAGGCTGGCCAGCAGCTGCCAGCTCTGCCGGGTGCGATTGGAGTCAGTCTTTAATTGAATAATGAACTGACTTTTTGGCCCCTGAAAATGGCAACTACAGTCCTCAGAgcccctccaccacaacctaACACCTCACAACGTTTTACAATAGTACCCTTTTACATGGCTGGTACACTGGTTTTATGTATAGTGTCATAGTAATTTAAATGAAAGGTTGTTAATGATTAAGTCAGTAGAATTACTGTATTTGATACAATTTCACAAATGTAATAATTAAGATCCACGTCACACACCTTTCAATAGCTCAGAACAGGATGGACACATAATTATGATATCCCAATTATACCCACCCTGCAACACACTTTTGCCCAGGTTTGGCGCTGTACTCCGGTTTCCAAGCAACTCGTATCTGAAGCCCACGGGCCGTCGGCTGATATCGCTTTCCAGGTTGGCCTGAAGAAAAATAGCTGGTTTCTGCGGTCCATCCGCCCGAAAACAGAACACCTGCTCAGGACGCCCTTCATCAGCCAACAACAAATCCAGTTCCCCACCACGTTCGATGTATACACTGGCGCCACGGAAGTTGCGGAACGGTTTGATGCACACTGTTGTGTGGCGTGAAGATGAAAGATTGGGCTCCAGGACAACCCTCAAAGCTTGGTTCGGGTACACCCACTCTACCGACCCTTCCGTGCAGCGCAGCCGCACCTGCAGCACCGTCCGAGAGTGAGTTTCACGCGCCAAACCACTGGATAGAGAGCACATGTGAGATGGGACACTTGTTAGGTCTGGGACAATTACAACAGACTCAAATGAAGACTAGCCTACTCTTCATCTAGCATAGGCTACTCATAAACAAAGAAAAGCGGTCATTTAACAGATTAGTTCTGGTTAGATAAAATACACTAGGTACATAGGTTCGCTTCTAAGCGAAAGACCTAGCCAAAGATTATTTCAAACTCAAAGCAAAAGAGTTCGAGGAATTCAGACGGAAAAGCTAGGCTATCGGATGTTTGATGCAAACACaatttaatatgttttgattaaaacaTATAATTATGTTTGAAACATATAAATATTCTAAATAAAGTCTCACCTTCCACTCCAGTTACACAGGTCAGCCACACACTGTCGCCAGTATAAACACAGTAAAGCTAAAAAGACCGGCTTTAGTGACATTGTATCCACCATCATTAACATGATCTCCAAAGTAAACTTGGTGATAAAACATCCCCAAGCACAACATGTATCCCCAGACTTGTTTGTATAACAGAGAAGCTCTTTGAATGTGAGCCTATCCGCTGCTGTGACTACAACTGGATGTGACTTTTCACTGCATCATACCACTTTTGTCATTGATTTGGGCGCGTGCGTCAGAGGTCGTCGCTGCAGGTCACACAACGTTTCAAGCGTAGGCTGGGATATATAGATTTATATCATTATAATTTCAGAAATTACACTCTACAAAACGAAAACATTAGGCTACTTAAGTAGGTAAGTTTAACCTAAATGATTGGAAAGCACTGACTAATTCACTGGTGGTAAGTGCACGGCCAAATTAGCCTTTGCCAGAGTGAATGCCAGTCCATTTAACGCTGTAAGTCTCATTGTCGCTTTCTTTTAGCTTTCTGTAAAGACAATCCGGAAAGGCTCTAGCCATCTGTTTCTTTGACCAACGTGCAGACTCTCAACAGCTTTAATGGAGTATTTAGTATGCCACTATCGAATGAAGTATCCCACAAGGGTTGATTTCTTGAGCGTTTTCCTCATTTAGATTGATCCTTTTTCAAATTAATAATGTATTATTCTGCAGTAATGTTTTACACTGATAGTGTACCCCAGATTAACTCATGAGGCCGTAGCACATTTTCAAATCCACATTTAGACATGTAATAGCATTATAGGGTAAATAGGTAGTGGGACAGAGGGTAAAGTGGGAGACTTAAGCTTGATCGTCTGTGTCTTCATGTGTAAatactacatttagtcatttagcagacgctcttattcagagcgacttacagtaagtacagggacattcccccgaggcaagtagggtgaagtgccttgcccaaggacacaacgtcatttcgcacggacgggaattgaactggcaaccctcagattactagcccgattccctaaccgctcatccaCCTGAATCCCAAAACTGATCAAAACTCATAACAGAGTTCATCCTTGGAGGGTAAAGGGCTGAATTGGTGGGGTTCTATATTTGTCATGTCACTTTTGGGGGAGTGGCATGTGTCTTTTCAACGACAGGATCTCCAAAATCTATGAAAAGTCAGTAGTCCTTTTAAAGGGGGTTTGTGTACCCTTTTTCTGTGTTTATTATGAATTGTCAATAATGATTGCATCTATTAATAGTAACTACTTTGGGATAGGCTATAATTGACTTATTTTTTGTATCATGTAAAACAGTTAAAAATGTATTTCAGGATATAACGGTTAAACAGACAAGGGGGAAGATGAGGAACGAGAAAGAGAAGATAAGGGCAGGGATCAAGAGAATGTTGAATAAGTAGAGTGAGTAGAGTGCATTAAAGTAGCCTTAGATTTTTATTTCGAGTAAAGAAGTTAAGTGTTATACTTAATAGCCTATACTATATACTATAATAGAACATGTATTTTAAAATACTTAAATGTAATACTTAAATAGATAATAACGCTGTCCCACTTTGACAGGTGTCCCACTTTACCAATAGCACATCAAAATATTTGGGGTTTGGTCAGCAGAGATTCAAAGAAGGGTCATGCTTCCTGTGTTTGGTCTTTCATGTTTTTTCCTCATGAATAGTTTAAGGGAGACTTTAAGCTTTTCATAAAGGTATCATGTTTGATAATACGTTCATGACAAAAGGTGACGTACAAAGCAATTTTTCTGAAAGTGTCCCTTACCTGTATTCACCCTAGGTACTGCAGAGACTAAGATCTCAAAAGAGTGCCTCATGAAAGTATTTGTTCTGGAACTACCATTGAAAAAGAAGGATTGAAAGGATAAATGTCCGTAAATGGAAGGGTTCGACAATTTCCACAAATGTCGGCTAATTGATTACTTTTTGCGTTTGCGCTTCATCGCATGTAGGCTACACGCATATCTGGCAAGTTAAGTGTCAAAATACCGACagatacaaatacaaaaaagcCCTCATTCGGTAGCAGCGGCTAATTTATAAATTGTGTGTAAAATACAATATTGTTAAGCAATTATAAAAAGGGTTTCAAACTCATATTTCAACAAATCGCATCGTGTTAATGAACCTACACGTAGGCTCTGTGGAAGGATGGATAATCAAATTGAGCCCAAATCAGGCAAAGTCACGTCCATGGCGACATCTTGCGGGAGTCTGGATGTCTAGCACTGTGTGGAAGTGGAAGGCTGGCAAAGTCTAATACCTCATTGGCATGGCTAGAGATAGATCCAAAGGCTTATGCGGTTTTATGGCCTATTTTGTTGGGTAAATTGCACTCATATGGCATAATCTTTTCACAACTGCGGGATAAGTAGGCTATTTGCTGCTGAGGCTGCAAGGCCTGAAggatttcagtatttcaactgGCCTACAACTGAAAACTTGATCAACATGTAGCCTAATATTACCTCCACATTCTTATGGCGCATCAAATACCAACATAGATCATTgaaattcattttcaattgTTGGTTTGGCATGGTTCCGAAATGTATAGGCTTACCTCAGCTAACAATTGTATATCGCATTCCTCTTTCATCTCTCACGTGTGAGGACAAGACTAAATCGTCGGTACCGACTCGTGCTTTAGTCAGTGCCTATTTTGATTGCATAAGGCTGATTTTGGGTTAAACTTTTTATGTCACGTGCATGCTTCAGTGCCTGGTTCCATTGGGAGGGTAAAATGAATAGATGCTTTGTAACTCAACTGAAAAAAGAATAACCCTGCAGTGGCTTTGTAGGCTCCTCCTGGTGGGACCGAATCTGCTGTCTGAATGGGTATACGCCGACAGCCTATATCTGACATATGCTTTGTCATGCAAGACCTGTGCCGACTAGGCCTATTCATGTCGTTCAGGTCTGTCTGAACATCTGAAATCTGAAACGCAAAAAAGCACCTGCGTGAAGGACTTGACGACACAgggtgaaatgatcaatttGTTGTCAAATTGTTTATAAACACCTGTgtacagctgtgacctttgaTCAGTCGTGTTTCTGGCACTTTTCCAGATAGGCAAGTCTCCTGATATTTTCTTCAGTTGCAAAGAAATGGCACACAATGACGCGCTTATCCCATGAATCAAAATTCAAGCTGCATGAATGCCAGATTCAGCATAGGCTAAAGTAAAAAGGAAGGTAATGGCCGATCTCGTTTTCAAATTTTGATGAGATTGATGCTAAGTGAAACGATTTTAAGTTGCCTGTAGCCTATCTTTAAGATGCAGCCGTAATGTTATGTATTTTTTTGACGTGACACATGAAACGTGACACGTGAAAAATGCTTTTACAAGTCTCAATTGACGTTTCCATCTTAACAGGCGATAATTATTTGTTTCAgctttgcttaacccttgtgttatcttcgggtcattctgacccatcagtcattgtgacccaccgtcgtattgcgacagatttactgcatacaaagacaaagtgaagcattttcttttaacagctaggctgtctcagaccccccacattgcaaaggttaaaagaaaattattttaatttgtttttgtattgggtaaaattgggtaaacacaacgatggttcattatgaacctttgggtcatgtgacccgaaggcagcacgagggttaaattgaTAGGCCTGTCGTCCAATGCAATGCAATGGTAACATGGCGATTCTATTGTACAAGACTAACCGTCTGCAACCTCAAAAAGTATTCGAGTAGCAATTCTCCATGGAATATCGATGTCGTATTAGGCCCTAAAAATTGTATGCAGGCCTGTAGGCTGATATAGGCTATCTATAGCCTACCCTAACACATGACTAACAATTGCATATTTCAATAAAAAACCAGAACGGTTCTAAAATGCATGAAAAATTAGCGACTTAAATCCTAAAAACTGAACTTATCGGTGTATAATGCGCAGGAAGTCCAGTGTAAGGTATAACCTAAATAATATCAGTTTCTTTCACAGCTGTGCCGTTTTGATTTGACACACTTGGCAGGGAGTCCAAGAAACTGTTCCATCGCCAATATCCAATTACATTGTTAAAACTTCCGGGTACTCAGCATGAAGTTACAGGGCAAAAGTCAGCATTATTCTTGACGTACATTTTCAGATATTCAATTAAAAAATCGTTATAATCATTGTTAAGAAATGCAAGGCATCTAATACCATATAGCCTATTTTTCCGATTGTGAAGCATGTAGGTCATAAGAGTTCGTAATCAATATAGGACAAGAATGCGGCCAATTGTTTCGAAAAGGGTAACTCGTTGATATGGTTGCTATTTATGGATATTCGCCTATATATCATGTATTAATGGCCTAAAGGTCAAGATGTAAAGCATGCAGAACATGAaaggaaaacatgttttaccGTACAGGTAGGCCTATAGTCAATTAAAAGACTGGGTAGTTTAATTTGgtcaatatacatttaacattaaATACTTATTATACATAGCTTATACAGAAGGCCTATAGCTCTAGGTAGTAACAAATTAAAATGGTATGTTAAATATAGGCATAATAACCAACAAAAGGTTCTTGCAATTATACATATCTGATCTTATATCAAAAACTGATGTAAACAGACTTATCTTTTAGGCTTAAAAAAACCTTGGTCCGTGCTGCTCTCTTTTATGGTGACTGTCAAAAAGTTTGTTGTCACATCTGTCACCACCACCTTCTCTAAGTTGCCCAGACATGGGGTCCAAGACACCTTTGAGGGCTTGTCAACATTAATTGATTCCGGTATTTTGGCAACTACGGTGGGCTGGTCTTGATTTATGTAATCACTGTTGTGTCGATAGTTCTTAGATAAGGGTTTCAACTTGGGGTGTTGAATAGATATGGCACCTGGGCAGTCGTTAGTCCTGTGGCTTTGATGTTCAGGTCCGGCCATGAGGGGGTGTCCATTGTCTCGGTTCATGGTGCGTGAGTGGGATGCACTCCCCACTTGCCTTTGCGCACTGCTTGCTTTTTGCGTGATGGTTGTGTCTTCTTGAAACTTTCGTGTTAGCTGGATAACGCTTTTATTTGAAGTTTCTTCCTCGTGAGGATAATGCCTTTGTGTTTTAGACAGATCATATTCTTCCACCTCCCCCAACCTGCTCTTATTTGCAGGTACAGTTGAAGAGCTGTCAGAATTTATGTCAAAACGTGAGTGTACTTTGGGCTTTGGTCCTCTCTTTTTGGGGACATTAACAAATTCCTCCACCCTGAATGAGGATTGAGAGGCAAGTCGAGGCCTTCTCTCAGGCCCCGACGGTCTTACACGCACACTCTCCCCTCTGTTGACGGTGCTTGGAGGAAATATTGTGGGGACAACGGCTCTTAACCCCTCTCGAGCTCTCGGCGTAAAGACAGGCTCTGGGACAGGGTATGAAACTTGAATACCCCTGGGAATTTCTCTCCGGAATTCATATGTCTTTACTCTTGCTTTAGCTTTGGcctggagagacagaaaacAGGAATTAAGAGTTGTGTTTCTGAAACCGCTTGAAAGTTAACCAAATTGAATGTTATATATTTTGATCTCGTCAGAAAACAACGTTTGCAAACAACAGTTTGTGAGAACGCAGAGGTCCAAACTGATCACAGTCAATCTGTGACCTTGTCGTGGCTGGCTTTATTATTGTATTAAAATGCATATCATGTCATATGATGTTGAATAAATGTAACCATACTAATATGGGATTAATATCACCTCAGAGACATCTGTATGTTTAGACTTACAATACGTTTTCCATGATGGATGCATTATTGGTAGCCTGTGTTAAAAATTAGCTTAACAACTCACAAGCTGTGCGCTTTCATCTCATTTGAAAACTTTGGTGTGTAGTTTCCTGTCATGAAAATATTAATCATTCATGCCTCAGCCAATCAGCATGACGAGTCAGAATGCTTGACAGAACTGCAGATGCTAAACTGTCCAGCTGCTCGCAGTGTATTCTCTCACCTTCAGCAGAAATGTTTCAGGTTTGGGCCCCCTCTTCTTCGGCCCAAATAATTCCCTCTCGCGTTCCCTGTAATATAAAAATGTTATCAGACCTAAACAGATTTAATAGCATTTGACTAACTAGTGTATGGGATCCAAGTTGAATTCGCCCTTTATGGGCCCTGCGGTGCTGTCAAAACTGTACCTCTCCTCGAATGCTGCGAAGAGCCTTGCATCGAGAATGTTTT contains:
- the LOC134012767 gene encoding meteorin-like protein isoform X1 produces the protein MLMMVDTMSLKPVFLALLCLYWRQCVADLCNWSGSGLARETHSRTVLQVRLRCTEGSVEWVYPNQALRVVLEPNLSSSRHTTVCIKPFRNFRGASVYIERGGELDLLLADEGRPEQVFCFRADGPQKPAIFLQANLESDISRRPVGFRYELLGNRSTAPNLGKSVLQAACRPCNNTEQLLAICTSDFVVRGSIRSVSHDKERQTSLVEISEGRMFRQRSGVFERETATAGATRSGSSWHGHIHTLLQCHVKPGGGEFLFTGSEHFGEAWLGCAPRYKDFLSLYHKARKARLNPCDFPLD
- the LOC134012767 gene encoding meteorin-like protein isoform X2 translates to MLMMVDTMSLKPVFLALLCLYWRQCVADLCNWSGSGLARETHSRTVLQVRLRCTEGSVEWVYPNQALRVVLEPNLSSSRHTTVCIKPFRNFRGASVYIERGGELDLLLADEGRPEQVFCFRADGPQKPAIFLQANLESDISRRPVGFRYELLGNRSTAPNLGKTACRPCNNTEQLLAICTSDFVVRGSIRSVSHDKERQTSLVEISEGRMFRQRSGVFERETATAGATRSGSSWHGHIHTLLQCHVKPGGGEFLFTGSEHFGEAWLGCAPRYKDFLSLYHKARKARLNPCDFPLD
- the cbx8a gene encoding chromobox protein homolog 8a isoform X1, which codes for MGCVELNSESSGKKNIYINDIEVNMELSAVGERVFAAESIIKRRIRRGRLEYLVKWKGWSQKYSTWEPEENILDARLFAAFEERERERELFGPKKRGPKPETFLLKAKAKARVKTYEFRREIPRGIQVSYPVPEPVFTPRAREGLRAVVPTIFPPSTVNRGESVRVRPSGPERRPRLASQSSFRVEEFVNVPKKRGPKPKVHSRFDINSDSSSTVPANKSRLGEVEEYDLSKTQRHYPHEEETSNKSVIQLTRKFQEDTTITQKASSAQRQVGSASHSRTMNRDNGHPLMAGPEHQSHRTNDCPGAISIQHPKLKPLSKNYRHNSDYINQDQPTVVAKIPESINVDKPSKVSWTPCLGNLEKVVVTDVTTNFLTVTIKESSTDQGFFKPKR
- the cbx8a gene encoding chromobox protein homolog 8a isoform X2; its protein translation is MEGLVSEVRRLLVLDRYSTWEPEENILDARLFAAFEERERERELFGPKKRGPKPETFLLKAKAKARVKTYEFRREIPRGIQVSYPVPEPVFTPRAREGLRAVVPTIFPPSTVNRGESVRVRPSGPERRPRLASQSSFRVEEFVNVPKKRGPKPKVHSRFDINSDSSSTVPANKSRLGEVEEYDLSKTQRHYPHEEETSNKSVIQLTRKFQEDTTITQKASSAQRQVGSASHSRTMNRDNGHPLMAGPEHQSHRTNDCPGAISIQHPKLKPLSKNYRHNSDYINQDQPTVVAKIPESINVDKPSKVSWTPCLGNLEKVVVTDVTTNFLTVTIKESSTDQGFFKPKR